The Polymorphobacter megasporae genome window below encodes:
- a CDS encoding Fur family transcriptional regulator, protein MLTTVTTAEAHHDHAGPELAAAAAAAVIKGGEQWTDMRATVFEILARFDQPASAYDIADAVSVALGRRIAANSVYRILDLFVATNVARRVESRNAYLANAHPDCRHDCIFLVCDTCGRTTHIDDDRAADQVRGAASAAGFTPTRPVIEVRGTCAACG, encoded by the coding sequence ATGCTCACGACCGTCACCACCGCCGAAGCTCATCACGACCACGCCGGCCCGGAACTCGCCGCCGCCGCCGCTGCCGCCGTCATCAAGGGCGGCGAGCAATGGACCGATATGCGCGCGACGGTGTTCGAAATTCTCGCGCGGTTCGATCAGCCCGCGAGCGCGTACGACATCGCCGATGCGGTTTCGGTCGCGCTCGGGCGGCGGATCGCGGCGAACAGCGTCTACCGGATCCTCGATCTCTTCGTCGCGACCAACGTCGCGAGGCGGGTCGAAAGCCGCAACGCCTATCTCGCCAACGCCCACCCCGATTGCCGCCACGACTGCATTTTCCTTGTCTGCGATACCTGCGGCCGGACGACGCACATCGACGACGACCGCGCTGCCGACCAGGTTCGCGGCGCAGCGTCGGCGGCGGGGTTCACGCCCACGCGGCCAGTCATCGAGGTGCGCGGAACTTGCGCTGCATGTGGCTGA
- a CDS encoding COX15/CtaA family protein has protein sequence MATVALPFPATAPATRAHPKAIAAWLFAVAALVFAMVVVGGITRLTESGLSIVKWNPIGGMVPPLSRTEWDAMFALYKASPQYQLVNSGMTLSAFKGIFFWEWLHRLLGMSIGIVFAVPLATFAALRWIPRGYGWRLVALLALGGLQGAVGWWMVASGLVDRPSVTHERLAVHLVNALILMSGCIWTALSLRESVLEVPVKRHPVAARPTVWIVPFLALLTVQIVWGAFTAGLRAGHASDTWPLMFDQWVPPLASIIDDPVSVQFVHRTLAYAVALAALAVATVTFRAGAGRRAMAMGVLIVLQVALGIATIVHGVPIALAAAHQACAALLLASTIWTAHWSLRGGHRSLRGARR, from the coding sequence ATGGCTACTGTTGCACTGCCCTTCCCCGCGACCGCACCCGCGACGCGCGCGCACCCGAAAGCCATTGCCGCATGGCTATTTGCGGTTGCCGCGCTCGTGTTCGCGATGGTCGTCGTCGGCGGCATCACCCGCCTGACCGAGTCGGGACTTTCGATCGTCAAATGGAACCCGATCGGCGGCATGGTCCCGCCGCTGAGCCGCACCGAATGGGACGCGATGTTCGCGCTGTACAAGGCGAGCCCGCAGTATCAGCTGGTCAACAGCGGCATGACGCTGTCGGCGTTCAAGGGCATCTTTTTCTGGGAGTGGCTCCACCGGCTGCTCGGCATGTCGATCGGCATTGTCTTCGCCGTACCGCTGGCGACCTTCGCCGCGCTGCGCTGGATTCCGCGCGGCTATGGCTGGCGACTGGTCGCGTTGCTCGCGCTCGGCGGGCTGCAGGGCGCGGTCGGCTGGTGGATGGTCGCGAGCGGGCTGGTCGACCGGCCGTCGGTCACACACGAGCGGCTCGCGGTGCATCTGGTCAACGCGCTGATCCTGATGTCGGGGTGTATCTGGACCGCGCTGAGCCTGCGGGAGAGCGTACTTGAGGTGCCCGTCAAACGGCACCCGGTTGCAGCCCGTCCAACCGTCTGGATCGTTCCCTTCCTCGCACTCCTTACCGTGCAGATCGTCTGGGGCGCCTTCACCGCCGGCCTCCGTGCGGGACACGCCTCCGACACCTGGCCGCTGATGTTCGACCAGTGGGTCCCTCCCCTCGCGAGCATCATCGACGACCCCGTCTCGGTCCAGTTCGTCCACCGCACCCTCGCCTACGCCGTCGCGCTCGCCGCGCTCGCGGTGGCCACCGTCACCTTCCGCGCCGGGGCGGGACGCCGCGCGATGGCGATGGGCGTGCTGATCGTCCTGCAAGTCGCGCTCGGCATCGCAACGATCGTCCACGGCGTCCCGATCGCCCTCGCCGCCGCGCACCAGGCGTGCGCCGCGTTGCTGCTGGCGAGCACGATCTGGACCGCTCACTGGTCGCTGCGCGGCGGGCACCGGTCGCTGCGGGGCGCGCGCCGATGA